The proteins below come from a single Miscanthus floridulus cultivar M001 chromosome 1, ASM1932011v1, whole genome shotgun sequence genomic window:
- the LOC136465533 gene encoding COBRA-like protein 3 — MATGSRPAVTYCAAVLLAAALLISAPDATEAYDSLDPDGNITIKWDIMLWTPDGYVAVVTMYNYQQFRHIGPPGWQFGWTWAEKEVIWSMVGAQTTEQGDCSHFKGNIPHSCKKDPVVVDLLPGTPYNMQIANCCKSGVISTFSQDPANAASSFQLSVGLAGTTTKTVKVPKNFTLRTPGPGYTCGRAIVGKPSRFFSADGRRCTQALTTWNVTCTYSQFLAQKAPSCCVSLSSSYNDTIVDCPTCSCDCENPSGSNCVNKGSPRLRSAIGDPGKWSGQPLVECTSHMCLVKINWHVKQNSKHYWRVKITITNLNFRMNYTEWNLIVQHPNFDNITQLFGLNYKPLTPYGGDINDTAMFWGVKSYNDVLMQEGKLGTVQSELLLRKDSKTFIFEKGWAFPRRVYFNGDNCVMPAPENYPSLPMQH, encoded by the exons AGGCTTATGATTCTCTAGATCCAGACGGCAACATCACTATAAAATGGGATATTATGCTATGGACTCCTGACGGATATGTC GCTGTTGTCACAATGTACAATTACCAACAATTTCGGCACATTGGGCCACCCGGATGGCAGTTTGGGTGGACATGGGCAGAGAAGGAGGTTATATGGTCAATGGTTGGGGCTCAGACCACCGAACAGGGTGACTGCTCACATTTCAAAGGCAACATTCCCCACAGTTGCAAGAAAGATCCTGTGGTCGTTGATTTACTTCCAGGCACACCATACAACATGCAAATCGCCAATTGCTGCAAATCAGGAGTAATAAGTACATTTAGTCAGGACCCAGCAAATGCTGCTTCCTCCTTCCAGCTCAGTGTAGGTCTTGCTGGGACTACCACTAAGACCGTCAAGGTGCCGAAGAACTTCACTCTTAGGACTCCTGGCCCCGGTTACACCTGTGGGCGTGCTATTGTTGGCAAGCCTTCTAGGTTTTTCTCCGCGGATGGGCGTAGGTGTACCCAAGCTCTAA CGACATGGAATGTGACCTGCACGTattcccaatttcttgctcagAAGGCTCCATCCTGTTGTGTGTCTTTGTCATCGTCTTATAACGACACTATTGTGGACTGCCCAACATGCTCTTGTGACTGCGAAAACCCAAGTGGGTCAAACTGTGTGAA CAAGGGTTCACCTCGCCTACGATCTGCTATCGGTGATCCCGGCAAATGGAGTGGCCAGCCTCTTGTGGAGTGCACTTCCCACATGTGCCTCGTAAAAATCAACTGGCATGTGAAGCAGAACAGCAAGCACTATTGGAGAGTGAAGATCACCATCACAAACCTCAACTTCCGAATGAACTACACGGAGTGGAACCTAATTGTTCAGCATCCAAACTTTGATAACATCACTCAGTTGTTTGGTCTCAACTACAAACCACTTACTCCATATGGGGGTGACATAA ATGACACGGCAATGTTCTGGGGTGTGAAGTCCTACAACGATGTGCTGATGCAAGAGGGTAAGCTTGGGACGGTGCAATCAGAGCTCCTCCTCCGTAAAGATTCCAAGACTTTCATCTTCGAAAAGGGATGGGCCTTCCCACGCCGGGTGTACTTTAATGGTGATAACTGTGTCATGCCAGCTCCTGAAAATTACCCATCGTTGCCAATGCAACACTAG